CGCAGCGTTCCCCTTTCGCCCCGCGCAAACTGCAGCAGATTTGACTCGGCCAGCGTAAACTGTTGGTGCAAGCGGTTTGCCACGGTGAGCAAGTATTCACCCGCTTGAGTTGGGACCAGGCGGCGACCCTCCCGGTACCAGATTCTGACTCCAAGCTGATCCTCCAATTTGCGAATGCTATGACTCAAAGCGGATTGGGTGAGGTGCAGCTTTTCAGCAGCGGCGGTCAGAGAGCCATACTTCTCAACCGAGCGAATGATTTCGAGATGAATGCGTTCGAGAATTTGCATCGTAACTTTTCCCATGAGCCAGAATCATGGATATGTGAATTTATACCATTTTACTTCATGGATACAAGTGGATAGAATGCGTAATCCGTAAAAATCCAGAAAACATCAAAATGGTGAAGATCCACAACTTGGGCTACCCACGCATGGGAGCAAAACGAGAACTGAAATTTGCGCTGGAGCGTTATTGGAAGGGCGAATCCACGCTGGCAGACTTGAAGCAGACAGGAGCTGAGCTGCGTCACCGCCACTGGCGAGACCAGTCCATGCTCGATTTTGTTCCGGTTGGGGATTTTTCGTTTTACGATCATGTCCTGGACATGAGCTTTACCTTGGGGAATTTGCCCGAGCGGGTGAGCGGATTTTCGGGTGATGCATTGGACAACTCCTTCAGAGTCGCGCGGGGTCGTTCTGCCAATACTGCCATCGCAGAGTCTGAATCATGCGGATGCGGTGCGGTGGCAGCAGGTGAAATGACAAAATGGCTGGATACCAATTATCACTACATTGTTCCTGAGTTTACGGCCAAAACGCGTTTTGAACTCGATCCTTCGCGTTTGCTGGAGCAAATCCAGGAGGCCCAAGAACAGGGTCACACGCCAAAACCCGTGTTGCTGGGACCTGTTTCCTATCTTGCCCTTGGAAAATCGAAAGATGGTTCCCATAAACTGCAGCTGCTCCCGGAATTGCTCCATACTTACAAGGAATTGCTGGAAGCGTTATCCCGGCAGAACATCGAATGGGTGCAGATCGATGAACCGATTTTGGTAACGGATTTGGATGCAGCATGGGTGGATGCCCTGCAAACCGCGTATCAAGAATTCTCCGCTTGTCGCATCAAACTTCTGCTGACCTGTTATTTTGGCCAACTCCGGGAAAACCTGACTGTGGTTGCGCAATTACCGGTATCAGGGGTGCATCTGGATGCCGTAAATGCATGGGATGAAGTGGAAACCTTGATCGATTCCCTGCCCCAAGACAGGATTGTCTCGCTCGGCATCATCAACGGACGCAATGTCTGGAAGTCGGATCTGGTCGCCATACTCGATGGCTTGGAACCGTTGGCAAAACGGCTCAAAGATCGCCTCTGGCTGGCTCCATCGTGCTCCTTGCTCCACGTACCGGTAGACTTGGAATCCGAAGAAAAGCTGGACCCGGAAATCCGTTCCTGGTTGGCATTTGCGAAGCAAAAACTCGTCGAACTGGAAATCCTCAGAAAAGCCTTGAATGAAGGCCGTGAGAGCGTTCGTGAGGCGCTGCGGGAAAATGCAGCTGCAATGGATTCCCGCAGAAACTCCAGTCGGGTTCACCAGGCGGGAGTTCAAGAAGCACTCAAAACCATCTCTCCGGAACTCGGACAGCGAAAGAGCCACTATGCCATACGCGCCGAGTTACAATCTGCACGCCTCCAGCTTCCGCGTTTTCCAACGACGACGATTGGGTCGTTTCCGCAAACCCAAAGCATTCGCAATGTTCGCAGTCAGTATAAAAAAGGAAAGCTGGATGAAGCACTTTACACCGAAGCCATGCGCCATGAGATTGCCCAGTGTGTGAAGGCGCAGGAGTCTTTGGGACTGGATGTTCTGGTGCATGGAGAACCTGAGCGCAACGACATGGTTGAGTATTTCGGGGAACAACTCAACGGCTATGCATTCACCGAATTTGGCTGGGTGCAAAGTTACGGTTCCCGCTGTGTGAAGCCTCCTATCCTATTTGGAGACATCTCCCGGCCCAAAGCCATGACCGTGGATTGGATGACCTACGCACAGTCACTCACCTCAAAACCGATGAAAGGCATGCTGACGGGACCCGTCACCCTGCTGAACTGGTCCTTTGTCAGAGACGACCAACCCAGATCAACCACCTGCAAACAGCTTGCACTTGCGATTCGCGAAGAGGTCTTGGATCTTGAAAGAGTCGGCATTGCGATTGTGCAAATTGACGAAGCTGCCCTGCGTGAAGGATTGCCGCTGCGGCGATCCCAATGGCAGGAATACCTCGACTGGGCCGTGGAGTCCTTTCGCATTACTGCAAACGGGGTGGCGGACGAGACTCAAATCCACACGCACATGTGTTATTCCGAGTTCAATGACATCATCGCATCCATTGCTGCGATGGACGCAGATGTCATCACCATCGAAACCTCCCGTTCTGACATGGAATTGCTGGATGTATTTGACGACTTCCAATACCCAAACGCAATTGGGCCGGGGGTATACGATATTCACACGCCCAATATTCCAACTGTTGAATCCATTGTGAACCTGATGGAAAAAGCTGCCAGCCGTATTCCTTCCGAGCGACTTTGGGTAAACCCGGATTGTGGTCTGAAAACCCGGCAGTGGAAAGAAGTCATTCCATCGTTGACTCACATGGTGGATGCGGCCCGGAAGCTACGCGAATCTGCCTTGGTAAATGCTTTTGAATCCCAGTTCTAAAATCATGAATGCAACAATACCAGTGATGCACATGCGCGATATCCTTTCGACAAATGGCACGCTATTTTCATTTGAGTTTTTCCCACCCAAATCGGAACGGGCGGCCGCATCGCTCTATCAGACCATCTCCGAGCTGCAACCCTACGAACCTGCATTCGTCAGTGTGACCTATGGAGCAGGAGGAACGACTCGTGAAGCGACGCTCGGACTCGTTCTTCGGCTGGCACAGGAGACAAACCTGAACACCATTCCGCACCTTACCTGCGTCGGTCATACCCAAAAGGACATCGAAGTGCTTCTCGAGAAATATGCCGAAGCAGGGGTGAACAATCTACTGGCACTGCGCGGTGATTTCCCCAAAGGGACTCACATTTCCGCTGCGGGAGAGTTCCCTTATGCCGCCGATCTGGTGGCGTTTATCCGCCGATTTTCAGAACGACATGGGCATGATTTCGGGATTGGTGTTGCTGGGTTTCCCGAAGGACACCCTGAAACTCCCAATCGCTTACGCGAAATGGACCATCTCAAGGCCAAGGTCGATGCGGGAGCGGACTATATCTGCACGCAGCTGTTCTTTGAAAATGCAGACTTTTATGATTTTCAGGGTCGCTGCGAACTCGCGGGTATCGATGTTCCAATTCTGGCTGGCATCATGCCTGTGACGAGTCTGAACGGGTTAAAGCGCATGGCAGAACTGGCCGGAGGAAGCCGTATCCCGGCAAGGTTGCTGCGAGCACTCTCACGTACAAATGGCGATGAATCCCGTATTCGTCACGTTGGCATTCATCATGCAACTACCCAGTGTGCCGACCTGATCCATCAAGGTGCGAAGGGAATCCATTTCTACACCCTCAACCAATCGACTGCGACATTGGAGGTTTTTCGCGGACTCGGACTCAAACGGGAAACCGACATCGAGCTTCAAAGTGGATCTTCCAGGATTTCCAACAATCGCGAAGACACATAGACGCGGTCACGCTGACGATCATCCACGGGAATCAGGATATCCTCACTCTGAAGGACTTGGATCGCTTTGGAAGCTGTGTTGTATGCAACTTCCAGAGCGGACTGTACCTTGCGAGCCGTGAGGTAAGGATTGGTCGCGATCAGATCCAGAATGCGTGGCAAAATCACAGGTCGTTTCCCGTGCAGCTGGTTCCTCCACTCATCCAGCTGTGCATTGATCAACTGACTGCGCTTCATCGCATCTCCGGCTTGATGTTCCACCGCATTGAGGAAAAACAAGAACCATTGCTTCCAGTCCCCATTTTCACTCACCTCCCGCAAACACTGGTAATACTGAGTCCGATTCGCTTCAAAGGAAGCACTCAGGTATAAAAAAGGTCCGTCCATGATGCCGCGCTCAATGAGCAGCAGGGTGATCAACAAACGCCCTATACGGCCATTTCCGTCCAGAAACGGGTGAATGGTCTCAAACTGGTAGTGAATCAGGGCAGCATGCAGCAAAACTGGCAAATCGCCTTCATGCACATAGCGCTCCCATTCGTTCAAACAGTCCTGCAAGTGTTGGGGTGGCGGAGGCACAAAGGAAGCGTTTTTTATGCTACACCCAAGAGGTCCGATCCAGTTTTGAATCGTTCGAAATTTGCCAGGATGCGCATGATCCCCCCGCACGCCTTGCATCAGGATTTCATGTAACTCCAGAATCAGGCGTTTCGAGATCGGCAGTGCATGCACCCGTTCGAGACCATACTCAAGCGCCTGCACATAGTTGTTCACTTCCCGTATGTCATCCGGGCTGCGTTCCACTTTCGCCCCTGCTTCCACCGCAAGAATTTCTCCCAATGTTGCCTGAGTGCCTTCAATTTTGGATGAATACACTGCCTCCCGCCGAGCATAGGGCCTGATCAAGACATGCGGGTTTGGCAATCGTTTCGCCTCACCCGTCAATTTACCGATCTCAATATCTGCCCGGGAAAGGGCAGAGACCAAGGCGACATCCCATTCGATCTTGGGAGGCAGCGGATCCGGGTGAAAGGCAAAACCTCCCTCTTCAATCGCCTTCCATTCACCCGTTGCTGTACGTCCTGCCTGTTTCATTTTGTGAAATAATCCGCAATCTTATTTCATTTATGTCAACTTTTTGAAATAACAACCCCACTTATTTCAAAATGGGAGAGCCGTACGACCCATATACAGTTGAAATGCACATCCATTAACTCAAGCCCGGAGATTCCCTGGGTAAAGGAATTCCCCTTGAACTGCCACCGGATTCGAATAACATTCCTCCACATGGAATCCGGACAGGAATTTATCGCGAAACTCCCGTCCCATTTGCTTTGGGATGTCGATCCAGCGTCCCTCGATGCTGACCAACATGCGGCATTCCTGATTCGTCGAATCATGGACCGTGGAGATTCGGAAGAAGTCCGCCAAGCTTGGTCTTACTATGGCGCCCAACGGGTACGCGATGCGCTGGTTCAGGCTCCGGCATTGAACCGCAAGACCCTCAGCTTTTTTGCCAATCAGTTCCAAATCCCCAGTAATACCTTTCGCGCCTGGCAACAACCCCTTCACTGGGATTCATGAACCTGCATACCGAAGCCGTCCCTGAACCATTGTGGAATCTCTTGCAGGAACTGATGAAAGATCCTCACTTGAGCGACTTCACTCTCGTTGGAGGCACAGCCTTGGCCTTGCATTACGGACATCGACAATCCGTCGACATCGATTTATTCTGTGATCATTCGTTTGATCCATCGAAACTGGGTCTATCGCTAACAGAACACTTTCAACTGGTTCACACTTCCATCGAATCCAATTCGGTTTCGGGTGTGATCAACGGCATCAAGATCGACTTCATGGCGCACCGTTATGCAATGATTGCACCCATCCTGGAACAGGACAGTATTCGCCTGTGTTCGGTCGAGGACATCGCCGCCATGAAACTCAACGCCATTGCCAATCGTGGCAGCAAAAAGGACTTCTGGGATCTCTTTGAACTCATGCAGCATTTTGAACGCTCGCAATTGCTCGGATTCTTTCAAGAGAAGTACCCCAAGGCAAACCTCTGGACCGTCGAAAAATCACTATCGTGGTTTGAAGATGCTGACCTTGATCCCGATCCTCGCTGTTTGAAAGGTTACACCTGGGCGAAAATTCGTTCAGCGATTTCCGAGTGGAATCGCCTATGATCGAGTCAAGGCCGAGGTGTGCTCCCAGATACTGAAATTAAAATCCGCTTCTCGCTCAACGCATCGATTTGCGATACATTTCCAATTGCTCATGGTACTCCTGCGGATGGAATTCCCGCTTGACCGACAGGATGAGTCTCACGGTTTCGAGGTGTTTCGCGTTACGCATGTTTCGGGCGCGCATTTCGGCTCGGGTGGCAGGTGACATTCCAATGAAAGGGAGCGTAAACCGATTGAGAAAGTCCACATCCCACGAAGGAAGATCTGCAAGATACGCTTCGGTCAATCCTTTTGGCGTAAGGAACCGTATCGGGTCCTCATGCAGATCACGATCCACTCGTTGCTGAAAGGTCAGGCGAGGCTGAATCACCATCGGTTTCAATTCGTAAATTTCCCCACCGACCGGAAATTCAAGGTCGGTGTTGAATTCCCTGAACACAGGCTGCCAATCGAGCACCGCATCCAGCTGCGGTTTCATGAGCATATCGATTTCGGATGTAATCGAATCCCGCACATCCCCATCTGGATCACCCAGAGGCAAATGCTCATTGGCATCGGCCCAAAGCAACCATGAAAGCGTGGTAAACCCCCAAAGCATGAGGGCACATTTGGAGAGGCGCGGAGGTATCATGATTCTTTTCGGTTTATCTCTTCTGATCGATTTTCCCGCAACAGGTTCAATTTGGATCGAAACGCACTCGTTTAGGATCACCTCGATCTTTTCCCTTCTGAGTTTGCCCTGTATAAGCAAATGAAGGGCATTAGCCCTTGATTTTGCATAGGGTGGCTTCGGTCCTCGCGTGCTTTGGGTCCAAATCCGGAAT
Above is a window of Puniceicoccaceae bacterium DNA encoding:
- a CDS encoding nucleotidyl transferase AbiEii/AbiGii toxin family protein, with the protein product MNLHTEAVPEPLWNLLQELMKDPHLSDFTLVGGTALALHYGHRQSVDIDLFCDHSFDPSKLGLSLTEHFQLVHTSIESNSVSGVINGIKIDFMAHRYAMIAPILEQDSIRLCSVEDIAAMKLNAIANRGSKKDFWDLFELMQHFERSQLLGFFQEKYPKANLWTVEKSLSWFEDADLDPDPRCLKGYTWAKIRSAISEWNRL
- a CDS encoding Fic family protein, with amino-acid sequence MKQAGRTATGEWKAIEEGGFAFHPDPLPPKIEWDVALVSALSRADIEIGKLTGEAKRLPNPHVLIRPYARREAVYSSKIEGTQATLGEILAVEAGAKVERSPDDIREVNNYVQALEYGLERVHALPISKRLILELHEILMQGVRGDHAHPGKFRTIQNWIGPLGCSIKNASFVPPPPQHLQDCLNEWERYVHEGDLPVLLHAALIHYQFETIHPFLDGNGRIGRLLITLLLIERGIMDGPFLYLSASFEANRTQYYQCLREVSENGDWKQWFLFFLNAVEHQAGDAMKRSQLINAQLDEWRNQLHGKRPVILPRILDLIATNPYLTARKVQSALEVAYNTASKAIQVLQSEDILIPVDDRQRDRVYVSSRLLEILEDPL
- the metF gene encoding methylenetetrahydrofolate reductase [NAD(P)H] yields the protein MNATIPVMHMRDILSTNGTLFSFEFFPPKSERAAASLYQTISELQPYEPAFVSVTYGAGGTTREATLGLVLRLAQETNLNTIPHLTCVGHTQKDIEVLLEKYAEAGVNNLLALRGDFPKGTHISAAGEFPYAADLVAFIRRFSERHGHDFGIGVAGFPEGHPETPNRLREMDHLKAKVDAGADYICTQLFFENADFYDFQGRCELAGIDVPILAGIMPVTSLNGLKRMAELAGGSRIPARLLRALSRTNGDESRIRHVGIHHATTQCADLIHQGAKGIHFYTLNQSTATLEVFRGLGLKRETDIELQSGSSRISNNREDT
- the metE gene encoding 5-methyltetrahydropteroyltriglutamate--homocysteine S-methyltransferase; this translates as MVKIHNLGYPRMGAKRELKFALERYWKGESTLADLKQTGAELRHRHWRDQSMLDFVPVGDFSFYDHVLDMSFTLGNLPERVSGFSGDALDNSFRVARGRSANTAIAESESCGCGAVAAGEMTKWLDTNYHYIVPEFTAKTRFELDPSRLLEQIQEAQEQGHTPKPVLLGPVSYLALGKSKDGSHKLQLLPELLHTYKELLEALSRQNIEWVQIDEPILVTDLDAAWVDALQTAYQEFSACRIKLLLTCYFGQLRENLTVVAQLPVSGVHLDAVNAWDEVETLIDSLPQDRIVSLGIINGRNVWKSDLVAILDGLEPLAKRLKDRLWLAPSCSLLHVPVDLESEEKLDPEIRSWLAFAKQKLVELEILRKALNEGRESVREALRENAAAMDSRRNSSRVHQAGVQEALKTISPELGQRKSHYAIRAELQSARLQLPRFPTTTIGSFPQTQSIRNVRSQYKKGKLDEALYTEAMRHEIAQCVKAQESLGLDVLVHGEPERNDMVEYFGEQLNGYAFTEFGWVQSYGSRCVKPPILFGDISRPKAMTVDWMTYAQSLTSKPMKGMLTGPVTLLNWSFVRDDQPRSTTCKQLALAIREEVLDLERVGIAIVQIDEAALREGLPLRRSQWQEYLDWAVESFRITANGVADETQIHTHMCYSEFNDIIASIAAMDADVITIETSRSDMELLDVFDDFQYPNAIGPGVYDIHTPNIPTVESIVNLMEKAASRIPSERLWVNPDCGLKTRQWKEVIPSLTHMVDAARKLRESALVNAFESQF